Proteins encoded in a region of the Malaciobacter mytili LMG 24559 genome:
- a CDS encoding nitrate reductase cytochrome c-type subunit, with the protein MKLTNIALGIATAAAIFVAGCVSSPQTVSEESLGLRKTDLYTEQTTVADKTMYKEAVPGTGVTFERAFENAPPMIPHSVDGMLPITIKDNQCTTCHLPGIAESMNATPIPKSHFTDFRPETHLSKDGKIVKNGKTVENTSDLLVSNRKLNDLAGARFNCSQCHAPQSEGQLVDNNFKADFRATDANKASNLIDNINEGVK; encoded by the coding sequence ATGAAATTAACTAATATTGCTTTAGGTATTGCAACAGCTGCTGCAATATTTGTTGCAGGATGTGTGTCAAGCCCACAAACTGTTAGTGAAGAGTCTTTAGGCTTAAGAAAAACAGACCTGTATACTGAGCAAACAACAGTAGCAGATAAAACAATGTACAAAGAAGCTGTACCAGGAACAGGAGTAACATTTGAAAGAGCATTTGAAAATGCACCTCCAATGATTCCACATAGTGTAGATGGTATGTTACCAATTACTATTAAAGATAATCAGTGTACAACTTGTCACTTACCTGGAATTGCTGAGTCTATGAATGCAACTCCAATTCCAAAGTCACACTTTACTGACTTTAGACCAGAAACACATTTATCAAAAGATGGTAAAATAGTAAAAAATGGAAAAACAGTTGAAAATACAAGTGATTTACTTGTTTCAAATAGAAAGCTAAATGATTTAGCAGGAGCTAGATTTAATTGTAGTCAATGTCATGCACCACAATCTGAAGGGCAATTAGTTGATAATAATTTTAAAGCAGATTTTAGAGCTACAGATGCAAATAAAGCATCTAACTTAATAGATAATATTAACGAAGGTGTTAAATAA
- a CDS encoding chaperone NapD, whose translation MNISSIVVQTLPKYLDEVVKNLKECEACDYHVHDELGRIIITIEGKNVEEELEKLRVVESIPHIISADMQMAYSEDELNEHMKVLENSDVVPSMLNDDNIKPEEIVYNGDLKKKDIYGFTKHFDKTGK comes from the coding sequence ATGAATATTTCAAGTATAGTAGTTCAAACATTACCAAAATATTTAGATGAAGTAGTGAAAAATTTAAAAGAATGTGAAGCCTGTGATTATCATGTGCATGATGAATTAGGAAGAATTATTATTACTATTGAAGGTAAAAATGTTGAAGAAGAATTGGAGAAACTAAGAGTTGTTGAAAGTATTCCTCATATAATTAGTGCTGATATGCAAATGGCTTATAGTGAAGATGAACTAAATGAACATATGAAAGTGCTTGAAAACTCAGATGTGGTTCCAAGTATGCTAAATGATGATAATATAAAACCTGAAGAAATAGTTTATAATGGGGATTTAAAGAAAAAAGATATTTACGGGTTTACTAAACATTTCGATAAAACAGGAAAGTAA
- the napG gene encoding ferredoxin-type protein NapG — protein sequence MSNNIPKKDQKMNRREFFLNSARAVGLAALGGLMWSAYVDEVTASTLLLRPPAALKEDDFLKTCIKCGMCVEACPYDTLMLAKPGDNKPLGTPYFVPREIPCYMCPDIPCVPVCPTGALDEKLVTTNNKLDIKKADMGVAVIDDNSCIAFWGIQCDACYRACPILGEAITVEYTKNERTGKHAFLKPVVHADACTGCGLCEKACVTEKAAIFVLPREVALGKAGDYYIKGWDKNDEKRLEKATSKITKTKLSERKAVDSLNDLGGILDD from the coding sequence TTGAGCAATAACATTCCAAAAAAAGATCAAAAAATGAATAGAAGAGAATTCTTCTTAAATAGTGCAAGAGCAGTGGGTCTTGCTGCTTTAGGTGGATTAATGTGGAGTGCATATGTGGATGAAGTAACTGCATCAACACTTCTACTTAGACCACCTGCTGCACTAAAAGAAGATGATTTTCTAAAAACTTGTATTAAATGTGGTATGTGTGTAGAAGCCTGCCCATATGATACATTAATGTTAGCAAAACCAGGAGATAATAAACCACTTGGAACACCATATTTTGTCCCAAGAGAGATTCCTTGTTACATGTGTCCTGATATTCCTTGTGTCCCAGTTTGTCCAACTGGTGCACTTGATGAAAAATTAGTAACAACAAATAATAAGCTTGATATTAAAAAAGCTGATATGGGTGTTGCTGTAATAGATGATAATAGTTGTATTGCTTTTTGGGGTATTCAATGTGATGCCTGTTATAGAGCTTGTCCAATTTTAGGAGAAGCAATCACAGTTGAATATACAAAAAATGAAAGAACAGGGAAACATGCCTTTTTAAAACCCGTAGTTCATGCAGATGCATGTACTGGATGTGGTTTATGTGAAAAAGCTTGTGTTACAGAAAAAGCAGCTATTTTTGTCTTACCAAGAGAAGTTGCCTTAGGTAAAGCTGGAGATTATTATATCAAAGGCTGGGATAAAAATGATGAAAAACGGCTAGAAAAGGCCACAAGTAAAATTACTAAGACAAAACTTAGTGAGAGAAAAGCAGTAGATAGTTTAAATGATTTAGGAGGAATTTTAGATGATTAA
- a CDS encoding WD40 repeat domain-containing protein, whose translation MSFYKFIFIFIITTSLFSKEILTPTSILEAKGAVTDLVVYKHKLLASTDLSSIDIFDLQSKSLINRIELPKILDFMGDKVDAKVYSVDILEDSILILSQGEKGGRNIFLYKDNQLTKIISDEKRMFIAKAKFLSKDKIIFSLLSNQLYLYDLKTKKELFIKQISQSKFSDFALNDDKSKIVIADESGVLHEYYTKDATFIKDYKKQNLDNVYQVDWKKNIILTAGQDRRAVVYNSQNSSDAYYKQVNFLIYSCGLTPSSQLAAFASDEQNNITVFNTQTQKELYLLTKNSKTITKILFLNEKELFVASDDKKINFYKLKD comes from the coding sequence TTGTCTTTTTATAAATTTATTTTTATTTTTATTATAACAACTTCACTTTTTTCAAAAGAGATTTTAACTCCTACTTCAATATTAGAAGCAAAGGGAGCAGTTACAGATTTAGTTGTATATAAACATAAACTATTAGCTTCTACTGATTTAAGTAGCATTGATATTTTTGATTTACAAAGCAAAAGCTTAATAAATAGAATAGAACTTCCTAAAATATTGGATTTTATGGGTGATAAAGTTGATGCAAAAGTTTATAGTGTAGATATTTTAGAAGATAGTATTCTTATTCTTTCTCAAGGGGAAAAAGGTGGAAGAAATATCTTTTTATATAAAGATAATCAACTTACAAAAATCATATCAGATGAAAAAAGAATGTTTATTGCAAAAGCAAAATTCTTATCAAAAGATAAAATTATCTTTTCTCTTTTAAGTAATCAATTATATTTATATGATTTAAAAACTAAAAAAGAACTTTTTATTAAACAAATCTCTCAATCAAAATTTTCTGATTTTGCTTTAAATGATGATAAATCTAAGATTGTTATTGCTGATGAAAGTGGTGTTTTACATGAATATTATACAAAAGATGCAACTTTTATTAAAGATTATAAAAAACAAAATTTGGATAATGTATATCAAGTTGATTGGAAAAAAAATATAATATTAACAGCGGGTCAAGATAGAAGAGCAGTGGTTTATAATAGCCAAAATAGTTCTGATGCTTATTATAAACAAGTCAATTTTTTAATATACAGTTGTGGATTAACTCCAAGTTCGCAACTTGCTGCATTTGCAAGTGATGAACAAAATAATATTACAGTATTTAATACACAAACGCAAAAAGAGCTTTATTTATTAACTAAAAATAGTAAAACTATTACAAAAATTCTATTTTTAAATGAAAAAGAACTTTTTGTTGCAAGTGATGATAAAAAAATAAATTTTTATAAATTAAAGGATTAA
- a CDS encoding precorrin-2 dehydrogenase/sirohydrochlorin ferrochelatase family protein produces MAYFPAFIKFEKKRVLIIGGGIIAQEKLVHLLEFTSDITLLSKDFTENILDLITLNSLKYIKKEYEIGDIKGYDIIIVAIDDISLQEKIYIETKKFNCLCNCVDLPNCCDFIFPSYIKKGDLTIAISTSGTSPAFAKNLRIYLEKIIPNNVNEFLKKMKEYRKTMPKGKDRMKFLDKQAKEYIEKWNKNEI; encoded by the coding sequence ATGGCATATTTCCCAGCATTTATAAAATTTGAAAAAAAAAGAGTATTAATAATTGGTGGAGGCATTATTGCCCAAGAAAAATTAGTACATCTACTTGAATTTACATCTGATATAACACTTCTTTCAAAAGATTTTACTGAAAATATTTTGGATTTAATTACTTTAAATTCTTTAAAATATATAAAAAAAGAGTATGAGATTGGTGATATAAAGGGCTATGATATTATTATTGTAGCAATTGATGATATTTCTTTACAAGAAAAAATATATATTGAAACAAAAAAGTTTAATTGTTTATGTAATTGTGTGGATTTACCTAATTGTTGTGATTTTATTTTTCCTTCATATATAAAAAAAGGAGATTTAACAATTGCAATTTCTACTTCAGGAACTTCTCCTGCTTTTGCAAAAAATCTTAGAATTTATTTAGAAAAAATTATACCCAATAATGTAAATGAATTTTTAAAAAAGATGAAAGAGTATCGAAAAACTATGCCTAAAGGTAAAGATAGAATGAAGTTTTTAGATAAGCAAGCAAAAGAGTATATAGAAAAATGGAATAAAAATGAAATCTAA
- the nrfH gene encoding cytochrome c nitrite reductase small subunit: MEKNKKIVVYGTVLSLLVAASLFVYTVYASNMLSYLSSDPKACINCHTMNSAFATWENSSHKNVAGCVDCHLPVDNFVAKYKSKAIDGWNHSVAFTLNTYENNIHISDDGANRVQANCVRCHASENATLKMNADKYHSGEDGSLENGRKCWECHKYVPHGKVRSLVSTPYNIGVKEKMK, encoded by the coding sequence ATGGAAAAGAACAAAAAAATTGTTGTTTATGGGACAGTTTTAAGTCTTCTTGTTGCCGCTTCGCTTTTTGTTTACACAGTATATGCATCTAACATGCTGTCATATTTATCAAGTGACCCAAAAGCCTGTATTAATTGTCATACAATGAATTCAGCTTTTGCAACTTGGGAAAATAGTTCACATAAAAATGTGGCAGGATGCGTTGATTGTCACTTACCTGTTGACAATTTTGTAGCTAAATACAAATCTAAAGCAATAGATGGGTGGAATCACTCAGTTGCATTCACATTAAACACTTATGAGAATAATATTCATATAAGTGATGATGGAGCAAACCGTGTACAAGCAAATTGTGTTCGATGTCATGCAAGTGAAAATGCGACATTGAAGATGAATGCTGACAAATATCATAGTGGTGAAGACGGAAGTCTTGAGAATGGTCGAAAATGCTGGGAGTGTCACAAATATGTGCCACATGGTAAAGTTCGTAGTTTAGTTTCTACTCCATATAATATTGGGGTAAAAGAAAAAATGAAATAG
- a CDS encoding PAS domain-containing protein, producing MQYNESEFLIETIVPKDELIVSRTDLKGNITYANETFAQISGYEVEELIGKPHNIVRHPDMPKKIFKELWKTLQEGKSWSGFIKNLRKDRGYYWVYAQISAVKKDGKLVEYKSIRTPISFEDKIKYQRLYDKIKKQDNESIRVVSYI from the coding sequence ATGCAATACAATGAGAGTGAATTTCTAATAGAGACTATTGTTCCTAAAGATGAGCTTATTGTTTCAAGAACTGATTTAAAAGGTAATATTACTTATGCAAATGAAACTTTTGCACAAATTAGTGGATATGAAGTTGAAGAATTAATTGGAAAACCACATAATATAGTAAGACATCCAGATATGCCCAAAAAAATCTTTAAAGAGTTATGGAAAACTTTACAAGAAGGAAAATCTTGGAGTGGTTTTATTAAAAACTTACGAAAAGATAGGGGATATTATTGGGTTTATGCACAAATAAGTGCTGTAAAAAAAGATGGAAAATTAGTTGAATATAAATCTATTAGAACACCAATCTCATTTGAAGATAAAATAAAATACCAAAGATTATATGACAAAATAAAAAAACAAGACAATGAATCAATAAGAGTTGTCTCATATATATAA
- the ahbB gene encoding siroheme decarboxylase subunit beta: protein MRNEILYRIQKNFPLTKRPFFKIAQELNISEEEVLKILQDEKKNKIIRQTSAILDTKKLGFTSSLVAFEVKEENINKAVEILNSHPGISHNYERNHRYNIWFTLAISPNSKTTLEKTVKCLANLCKAEDYIVLPTLKLFKISVKLDTTNKQDKKEKVINKEFKTMQLNQIHLNVIKEIQNDIEFISEPFKHIVEKLNLDYKEFFTILKQFEECGIMRRFASILNHRQAGFNANAMVVWDIEEKDASKIGKIAASFSNVSHCYLRPKYKNWNYNLFTMIHGKTQKETNEVIKNIEKEIDYKSNLPLYSSKEFKKTRIKYFSDDFKLWEDKYL from the coding sequence ATGAGAAATGAAATTTTATATAGAATACAAAAAAATTTTCCTCTTACTAAAAGACCTTTTTTTAAAATTGCTCAAGAGTTAAATATAAGTGAAGAAGAGGTGTTAAAAATACTTCAAGATGAGAAAAAAAACAAGATTATAAGACAAACCTCTGCTATATTAGATACAAAAAAACTAGGCTTTACGTCCTCTTTAGTTGCCTTTGAAGTAAAAGAAGAAAATATTAATAAAGCAGTAGAGATACTAAACTCTCATCCTGGAATTTCTCATAATTATGAAAGAAACCATAGGTATAATATATGGTTCACTCTTGCTATTTCTCCAAATTCAAAAACTACTTTAGAAAAAACTGTTAAGTGCCTTGCAAATTTATGCAAAGCAGAAGATTATATAGTTTTACCCACTTTAAAACTTTTTAAAATCTCTGTTAAATTAGATACTACAAATAAACAAGATAAAAAAGAAAAAGTTATAAATAAAGAGTTTAAAACTATGCAACTTAATCAAATACACTTAAATGTTATAAAAGAAATACAAAATGATATTGAATTTATAAGTGAGCCTTTTAAACATATAGTAGAAAAACTAAATTTGGATTATAAAGAATTTTTTACTATTTTAAAACAGTTTGAAGAGTGTGGTATTATGAGAAGATTTGCTTCTATTTTAAATCATAGACAAGCAGGATTTAATGCAAATGCAATGGTTGTATGGGATATAGAAGAAAAAGATGCTTCAAAAATAGGCAAAATTGCTGCAAGTTTTTCAAATGTTTCCCATTGTTATTTAAGACCTAAATATAAAAACTGGAACTATAACTTATTTACTATGATTCATGGAAAAACACAAAAAGAGACAAATGAAGTTATAAAAAATATAGAAAAAGAGATTGACTATAAATCAAACTTACCACTTTACTCTTCTAAAGAGTTTAAAAAAACTAGAATTAAATATTTTAGTGATGATTTTAAACTTTGGGAAGATAAATATTTATAA
- the napA gene encoding nitrate reductase catalytic subunit NapA: MSLSRRDFLKSSAAASAAAAIGMNVPAPLQAAASKTEGDWRWDKAACRFCGTGCGIMLATKNGKIVAVKGDPAAPVNRGLNCIKGYFNAKIMYGADRLKQPLLRVNEKGEFDKNGKFAPVSWERAFDEMEFHIRKALKASGPEGVGVFASGQYTVMEGYAAQKMMKAGFRSNAIDPNARHCMASAVVGFYQTFGIDEPSGCYDDIELTDTVVSWGSNMAEMHPILWSRVTDRKLSDPERVKIINLSTYRHRTSDIADIEIIFKPNSDLALWNYIAREIVYNNPESIDWDFIKKHIIFAASPVNMGYGMRRAGEKAITEGKYTAKEMEIIEKEMKKVVSEDEAPALAPYGYKAGDVMVNNPAGLKHWEISFEEYKKFLEPYNADYVTKVSKGNPDESDAVFKKKIKELADLYIEKGRKVVSFWTMGMNQHTRGTWVNTLAYNVHFLLNKQAIPGSGAFSLTGQPSACGTAREVGTFTHRLPADMMVANAKHREITEKAWNVPLGTINPVGNQHIMKIHRDIEDGVVKFAWVNVCNPYQDTASASHWIKAAREMDNFIVTSDGYPGISAKVSDLILPTAMIYEKWGAYGNAERRTQHWRQQVLPIGDSMSDIWQWVELSKRFTVKDLWGEWTLRNGKKLPSVISEAKAMGYNENTTMFDILFANSKAKSYKLSQEDPIQAGFDNTEGYGDSRNVKGSDGKTWEGYGFFIQKYLFEEYADFGRGHAHDLADFDTYHRVRGLKWPVVDGKETQWRFNTKYDPYAAKANKKAGTTENSHAFYGKLAKALPYGDLKGVTNPNKTPLPNKAKIFARPYMDAPEMPDEQYPVWLSTGRVLEHWHSGTMTMRVPELYRAVPEALCYIHPEDAKKYGVKQGELCWVESRRGKVKARVETRGRNRPSRGLVFVPWFDEKVFINKVCADYTCPMSKQTDFKKCAVKIYKA, translated from the coding sequence ATGTCGCTTTCAAGAAGAGATTTTCTTAAAAGTTCAGCCGCAGCTTCTGCAGCCGCAGCGATTGGTATGAATGTACCTGCGCCTTTACAAGCAGCAGCAAGTAAAACTGAGGGTGACTGGAGATGGGACAAAGCAGCTTGTCGTTTCTGTGGTACTGGTTGTGGGATTATGTTAGCTACTAAAAATGGAAAAATTGTAGCAGTAAAAGGTGACCCAGCAGCACCAGTAAATAGAGGTCTTAACTGTATTAAAGGTTATTTTAACGCTAAAATAATGTATGGTGCAGATAGATTAAAGCAACCTTTATTAAGAGTAAATGAAAAAGGTGAATTTGACAAAAATGGTAAATTTGCTCCTGTTTCATGGGAAAGAGCATTTGATGAAATGGAATTTCATATTAGAAAAGCATTAAAAGCTTCTGGACCTGAAGGTGTTGGAGTATTTGCTTCTGGACAATATACAGTTATGGAAGGTTATGCAGCTCAAAAAATGATGAAAGCTGGATTTAGAAGTAACGCAATTGACCCAAATGCAAGACATTGTATGGCATCTGCTGTTGTTGGTTTCTATCAAACTTTTGGTATTGATGAGCCATCTGGATGTTATGATGATATTGAACTAACTGATACTGTAGTATCTTGGGGTTCAAATATGGCAGAAATGCACCCAATTTTATGGTCAAGGGTAACTGATAGAAAATTATCAGATCCAGAAAGAGTAAAGATAATTAACCTTTCTACTTATAGACACAGAACTTCTGATATAGCAGACATTGAAATTATCTTCAAACCAAATTCAGACTTAGCTTTATGGAACTATATTGCAAGAGAAATTGTATATAACAACCCTGAATCAATTGACTGGGATTTTATTAAAAAACATATTATCTTTGCAGCAAGCCCAGTAAATATGGGTTATGGTATGAGAAGAGCTGGTGAAAAAGCCATTACTGAAGGTAAATATACAGCTAAAGAGATGGAAATCATTGAAAAAGAGATGAAAAAAGTAGTTTCTGAAGATGAAGCTCCAGCACTTGCACCATATGGTTATAAAGCTGGTGATGTTATGGTTAATAACCCAGCTGGATTAAAACACTGGGAAATCTCTTTTGAAGAGTATAAAAAATTCTTAGAGCCTTATAATGCTGATTATGTAACAAAAGTATCTAAAGGTAACCCTGATGAATCAGATGCAGTATTTAAGAAAAAAATTAAAGAATTAGCTGATTTATATATTGAAAAAGGAAGAAAAGTTGTATCTTTCTGGACAATGGGTATGAACCAACATACAAGAGGTACTTGGGTAAATACACTTGCATATAATGTTCACTTTTTATTAAATAAACAAGCAATTCCAGGTTCAGGAGCATTTTCTTTAACTGGTCAGCCAAGTGCTTGTGGAACTGCAAGAGAAGTTGGTACATTTACACATAGATTACCAGCAGATATGATGGTAGCAAATGCAAAACATAGAGAAATCACTGAAAAAGCATGGAATGTTCCATTAGGAACAATTAACCCTGTTGGAAATCAACATATTATGAAAATCCATAGAGATATTGAAGATGGTGTTGTTAAATTTGCATGGGTTAATGTATGTAATCCATATCAAGATACTGCAAGTGCTAGTCACTGGATTAAAGCAGCAAGAGAAATGGATAACTTTATTGTAACTTCTGATGGTTACCCAGGTATTTCAGCAAAAGTATCTGACCTTATTTTACCAACTGCTATGATTTATGAAAAATGGGGAGCTTATGGTAATGCAGAAAGAAGAACTCAACATTGGAGACAACAAGTATTACCAATAGGTGATTCTATGTCAGATATTTGGCAATGGGTAGAGTTATCAAAAAGATTTACAGTTAAAGATTTATGGGGTGAATGGACACTAAGAAATGGTAAAAAATTACCAAGTGTTATTTCTGAAGCTAAAGCTATGGGATATAATGAAAATACGACTATGTTTGATATTTTATTTGCAAATAGTAAAGCTAAATCTTATAAATTAAGTCAAGAAGACCCAATTCAAGCAGGTTTTGATAATACTGAAGGATATGGAGATAGCAGAAATGTTAAAGGAAGTGATGGAAAAACTTGGGAAGGGTATGGATTCTTTATTCAAAAATACCTATTCGAAGAGTATGCAGACTTTGGTAGAGGACATGCACACGATTTAGCTGACTTTGATACTTATCATAGAGTAAGAGGATTAAAATGGCCAGTTGTTGATGGTAAAGAGACTCAATGGAGATTTAATACTAAATATGACCCATATGCAGCAAAAGCAAATAAAAAAGCTGGAACAACTGAAAATTCTCATGCTTTCTATGGAAAATTAGCAAAAGCTTTACCATATGGTGATTTAAAAGGTGTTACAAACCCTAATAAAACTCCATTACCAAATAAAGCTAAAATCTTTGCAAGACCTTATATGGATGCACCTGAAATGCCAGATGAGCAATATCCAGTATGGTTATCAACAGGAAGAGTATTAGAGCACTGGCACTCAGGAACAATGACAATGAGAGTTCCAGAATTATATAGAGCAGTACCTGAAGCGCTTTGTTATATACATCCAGAAGATGCTAAGAAATATGGAGTAAAACAAGGTGAATTATGTTGGGTTGAAAGTAGAAGAGGAAAAGTAAAAGCTAGAGTTGAAACAAGAGGAAGAAATAGACCTTCAAGAGGACTTGTATTTGTACCTTGGTTTGATGAAAAAGTATTTATTAATAAAGTTTGTGCGGATTATACTTGTCCAATGTCAAAACAAACAGACTTTAAAAAATGTGCTGTAAAAATTTATAAAGCATAA
- a CDS encoding Crp/Fnr family transcriptional regulator has protein sequence MKAKLKEIFLFKDLDDNTLDKIAKITSILRLSKDNILFYEGEESKFLYLLTKGIIKVYKTSSNDKEIILKYFHANEFIAEVANFENIAYPATAQCFIDSEVLKIDFFKLKEIIYSDPKLAFVIQTSLIKKIRNLEKLVSLHIVLDSKERIAKYIYEQPEQFFNTKNIIIAEILNISPETLSRMLKGFKDEGIIDIKNKTINKEKLEDIFRLQK, from the coding sequence ATGAAAGCTAAATTAAAAGAGATTTTTCTATTTAAAGATTTAGATGACAATACCTTAGATAAAATTGCGAAAATAACTTCTATACTAAGATTATCAAAAGATAATATTTTATTTTATGAAGGAGAAGAATCAAAGTTTTTGTATCTTCTTACAAAAGGTATTATAAAAGTGTATAAAACCTCTTCCAATGATAAAGAGATAATCTTAAAATATTTTCATGCCAATGAGTTTATTGCAGAAGTTGCAAATTTTGAAAATATTGCTTATCCAGCTACTGCTCAATGTTTTATTGATTCAGAAGTTTTAAAAATAGATTTTTTTAAATTAAAAGAGATTATTTATTCAGATCCAAAACTTGCTTTTGTAATACAAACTTCTTTAATAAAAAAAATAAGAAATTTAGAAAAATTAGTCTCTTTACATATTGTTTTAGACTCAAAAGAAAGAATAGCAAAATATATTTATGAGCAGCCAGAGCAGTTTTTTAATACTAAAAATATAATTATTGCAGAGATTTTAAATATCTCTCCTGAAACCTTGTCTAGAATGTTAAAGGGCTTTAAAGATGAAGGTATAATTGATATAAAAAATAAAACAATAAATAAAGAAAAATTAGAAGATATTTTTAGACTACAAAAATAA
- the napH gene encoding quinol dehydrogenase ferredoxin subunit NapH: MINLIKKNRFLLLRRVSQISLMVLYIAANIWGLNILVGNLSSSKLFDVIPLSDPYAVLQMFAAGALIATDIIIGAVIIILFYMFIGGRAFCSWVCPVNMITDLSNYIRRKFEFNKIQKRQPASRNIRYYVLALSLIISFFMGITAFEFISPVSMIHRGIIFGLGFGWAAILIIFLFDLFVLKNGWCGHICPIGGFYSLIGKFSFIRVHHNHENCTACMKCKEVCPESQVLFMVTKDSIPVVSGECTNCGRCVEVCDDEALNFSIKNLKRKYNEIN; this comes from the coding sequence ATGATTAATTTAATCAAAAAAAATAGATTCCTACTTCTAAGAAGAGTTTCACAAATCTCTTTAATGGTACTTTATATTGCTGCTAATATTTGGGGACTTAATATTTTAGTTGGAAATCTAAGTTCATCAAAATTATTTGATGTTATCCCACTTAGTGACCCTTATGCTGTATTGCAAATGTTTGCAGCAGGTGCGCTTATTGCAACGGATATTATAATTGGTGCAGTAATAATTATCCTATTTTATATGTTTATAGGTGGAAGAGCATTTTGTTCTTGGGTATGTCCTGTTAATATGATTACTGATTTAAGTAACTATATTAGAAGAAAATTTGAATTTAATAAAATTCAAAAAAGACAACCAGCAAGTAGAAATATTAGATATTATGTTTTAGCTTTAAGCTTAATTATCTCATTTTTTATGGGGATAACTGCTTTTGAGTTTATTTCACCGGTATCAATGATACATAGAGGAATTATTTTTGGTTTAGGTTTTGGTTGGGCAGCTATATTAATTATATTTTTATTTGATCTTTTTGTGTTAAAAAATGGCTGGTGTGGTCATATATGTCCAATTGGAGGATTTTATTCACTTATTGGGAAATTTAGTTTTATTAGAGTTCATCATAATCATGAGAACTGCACAGCTTGCATGAAATGTAAAGAGGTTTGTCCAGAATCACAAGTGTTATTTATGGTAACAAAAGATTCAATTCCTGTAGTTTCAGGAGAGTGTACAAACTGTGGAAGATGTGTAGAAGTATGTGATGATGAAGCTCTTAACTTTTCGATAAAAAATTTAAAAAGGAAATACAATGAAATTAACTAA
- a CDS encoding ferredoxin-type protein NapF, translated as MQRRDFFNSFKSTFSKKQEELKAIRPPYFEDESLFKRECIKCDGVCALSCEQNIIIIKEDKTPTLDFSNSGCTYCDECAKVCPNEVLKIENKRNIDTKITIDILKCLSWHQTMCFSCKDPCLDDAIDFLAMFRPQINENCTSCGFCIKVCPSDAIKIGE; from the coding sequence ATGCAAAGAAGAGATTTTTTTAATTCATTTAAATCTACTTTTTCAAAAAAACAAGAAGAATTAAAAGCTATTAGACCTCCTTATTTTGAAGATGAATCTTTGTTTAAAAGGGAATGCATAAAATGTGATGGAGTTTGTGCACTCTCTTGTGAACAAAATATTATAATTATAAAAGAAGATAAAACTCCAACTTTAGACTTTTCAAATAGTGGTTGTACTTATTGTGATGAGTGTGCTAAAGTGTGTCCAAATGAAGTTTTAAAAATCGAAAATAAAAGAAATATTGATACAAAAATAACAATAGATATACTAAAATGTCTAAGCTGGCATCAAACTATGTGTTTTTCTTGCAAAGACCCTTGTTTAGATGATGCTATAGATTTTTTAGCTATGTTTAGACCTCAAATAAATGAGAATTGTACATCATGTGGATTTTGTATAAAAGTTTGTCCAAGTGATGCTATAAAAATAGGAGAATAA